From a region of the Sesamum indicum cultivar Zhongzhi No. 13 linkage group LG3, S_indicum_v1.0, whole genome shotgun sequence genome:
- the LOC105157628 gene encoding mitochondrial arginine transporter BAC2: MDFGPEFLASSWGKEFVAGGVGGTAGVLAGHPLDTLRIRQQHSTNGTAFGILRNVVAREGPCALYRGMLAPLASVSFQTAITFQSYATLSQAFDPNIKAGDPPSYKAVVLGGIGAGALQSLLISPVELVKIRLQLQRKTNEKMNQSSSNRGPLDVAKSILRAEGWRGICRGLGITMLRDSPSHGLYFWTYEYMKEQLQPGCRKNGQETFRTMLLAGGLAGVTSWIFCYPLDVLKTRIQAQSHCLQSRYCGIVDCYRKCVRSEGYNVLWRGLGTAVARAFVVNGVVFTAYETALRCMYNNSKNHAAVQTENAVDVGASKG; encoded by the exons ATGGATTTCGGGCCAGAGTTTCTTGCGAGCAGCTGGGGAAAGGAGTTTGTGGCCGGAGGTGTTGGTGGGACGGCCGGTGTTCTGGCTGGTCATCCCCTTGACACGTTGAGAATCAGGCAGCAGCACTCAACAAACGGAACTGCGTTCGGCATCCTCCGCAATGTCGTTGCTAGAGAGGGACCCTGTGCCCTCTACCGGGGCATGCTTGCTCCCTTGGCTTCCGTCTCGTTCCAG ACTGCCATCACTTTCCAGAGCTATGCTACACTATCACAAGCATTTGACCCGAACATTAAAGCCGGTGATCCACCATCATACAAAGCGGTGGTTCTGGGAGGAATTGGCGCAGGAGCTTTACAAAGCTTGCTTATCAGCCCAGTTGAGCTTGTGAAAATCCGTCTCCAGTTGCAAAGGAAAACCAATGAGAAAATGAACCAATCAAGCAGCAATAGAGGTCCACTAGATGTCGCGAAAAGCATACTCAGAGCTGAAGGTTGGAGAGGAATATGCCGTGGACTTGGGATCACCATGCTTAGAGATTCACCAAGCCATGGTTTGTACTTCTGGACATACGAGTATATGAAAGAACAACTCCAGCCAGGATGCAGGAAAAATGGCCAGGAAACCTTCAGAACGATGCTCCTTGCAGGGGGCCTGGCAGGAGTTACTAGCTGGATTTTCTGCTATCCCCTGGACGTGCTTAAAACAAGAATTCAGGCTCAATCACATTGTTTGCAGTCGAGATATTGTGGAATTGTCGACTGCTATAGAAAATGTGTTAGGAGCGAGGGATACAATGTGCTGTGGAGAGGTTTGGGCACAGCAGTTGCTAGGGCCTTCGTTGTCAATGGAGTTGTCTTTACAGCCTATGAGACAGCTCTGAGATGCATGTACAACAACAGCAAGAATCATGCAGCCGTTCAAACAGAAAATGCCGTGGACGTTGGAGCTTCCAAAGGCTGA
- the LOC105157627 gene encoding CRM-domain containing factor CFM3, chloroplastic/mitochondrial — protein MALSTAKLTELPPHLLSAFSIPRRKPLRSPLLLLKPFSSSLRSTKLPNTSSKNPNRPTTSSSGSSSWINKWPSPPPAPPTPPKAGVKNTEAKTETIRGGTTAIDRIVLRLRNLGLGSDDEEEEEGEGGLAISSENADSNLHDSTNVEFGDEKLGDLLKRDWVRPDTILVENDDYDSDSLLPWERGVNEDEEMDEDRVAVKKRPMRAPTLAELTLEDEELRRLRRMGMTLRERVNVPKAGITGAVLEKIHDKWRKSELVRLKFHEDLAHDMKTAHEIVERRTGGLVTWRSGSVMVVFRGTNYEGPISKPQRMNSEDDALFVPNVSSLDNSVTRTSDGKSPVIEKSNPVISARAESMSEEEAEYNRLLDGLGPRFEDWWGTGVLPVDADLLPQTIPGYKTPFRLLPAGMRPRLTNAEMTNLRKLAKSLPCHFALGRNRNHQGLAISIIKLWEKSLLVKIAVKRGIQNTNNKIMAEELKKLTGGVLLLRNKYYIVMYRGKDFLSPSVAAALAERQEMTKQIQDIEEKVRGGPVAVPVAEEKEALAGTLAEFYEAQARWGTNISAEEHEKMIEEASRAKRDRVIRRFEHKIAIAQAKKLKAEKLLSKIVASWVPVSPSDDQETITDEERVMYRRVGLRMKAYLPLGIRGVFDGVIENMHLHWKHRELVKLISKEKELAFVEETARLLEYESGGILVAIERVPKGHALIYYRGKNYRRPITLRPRNLLTKAKALKRRVALQRYEALSQHISELEKTIEQMKQEIGNSANLENSKHWNSEDSELSESEDDASSIASDGDEDEDEWGDDEDFEFSSLEDTDLLSHKAG, from the exons ATGGCCCTCTCGACGGCCAAATTAACCGAACTGCCACCGCACCTCCTATCAGCATTCTCTATCCCGCGCCGTAAACCGCTGCGTTCtcctctcctcctcctcaaacccttctcttcttctctccGCTCCACTAAATTACCCAATACTTCCTCCAAAAACCCAAATAGGCCTACAACTTCCTCCTCTGGTTCCTCTTCTTGGATCAACAAATGGCCTTCCCCTCCTCCGGCGCCACCGACGCCTCCTAAAGCCGGTGTTAAAAATACGGAAGCGAAAACCGAAACAATTCGGGGAGGTACCACGGCAATTGATAGAATTGTACTCCGGTTGCGGAATTTAGGTTTAGGTTCTGATgatgaagaggaagaagaaggggAAGGTGGACTAGCTATAAGTTCGGAGAATGCTGATTCTAACTTGCATGATTCTACAAATGTTGAATTCGGCGATGAAAAGCTGGGGGACTTGTTGAAGAGAGATTGGGTTAGACCGGACACGATTTtagttgaaaatgatgattatGATTCGGATTCGTTGTTGCCGTGGGAGAGGGGTGTGAATGAGGATGAGGAAATGGATGAGGATAGAGTGGCAGTGAAGAAGCGGCCAATGCGAGCGCCTACATTGGCCGAACTGACTTTAGAGGATGAGGAGCTGAGGAGGTTGAGGAGAATGGGGATGACTTTGAGGGAGAGGGTGAATGTGCCTAAGGCCGGAATCACGGGTGCTGTTTTGGAGAAGATTCATGATAAGTGGAGGAAATCTGAGCTGGTAAGGTTGAAGTTTCATGAAGACTTGGCGCATGATATGAAGACTGCTCATGAGATAGTTGAG CGCCGGACAGGGGGCCTAGTCACATGGAGGTCAGGAAGTGTTATGGTGGTGTTTAGAGGAACTAACTATGAAGGCCCTATTTCAAAACCGCAAAGAATGAACAGTGAGGATGATGCTCTTTTTGTCCCCAATGTTTCCTCCCTTGACAACTCGGTCACCAGAACTAGTGATGGTAAAAGTCCGGTTATTGAGAAGTCCAATCCAGTTATCTCTGCCCGTGCTGAAAGCATGTCAGAAGAGGAAGCAGAATACAACCGGCTATTAGATGGTTTAGGTCCACGCTTTGAAGATTGGTGGGGTACAGGTGTGCTTCCTGTTGACGCTGATTTACTTCCTCAGACAATTCCTGGATACAAGACACCTTTTAGACTTCTTCCCGCTGGAATGCGTCCACGACTAACCAATGCCGAGATGACTAACTTACGGAAGCTTGCTAAGTCGCTTCCTTGCCATTTTGCTCTTG GAAGAAATAGAAATCATCAAGGTTTAGCAATATCCATAATTAAGCTTTGGGAAAAAAGTTTACTTGTAAAAATTGCTGTGAAGCGTGGAATCCAAAATActaacaacaaaattatggCTGAGGAACTGAAG AAATTAACAGGGGGAGTGTTACTtctaagaaacaaatattacaTAGTTATGTACCGGGGAAAGGATTTTCTTTCTCCCAGTGTGGCTGCTGCCTTAGCAGAAAGACAGGAAATGACAAAACAAATACAAGATATTGAGGAGAAAGTCCGGGGAGGACCAGTAGCAGTGCCAGTGGCTGAAGAGAAGGAAGCTTTGGCAGGTACTTTGGCAGAGTTCTATGAGGCTCAGGCTCGGTGGGGAACTAACATATCTGCTGAGGAACATGAAAAGATGATAGAAGAGGCATCCAGAGCCAAGCGTGACCGTGTGATCAGACGATTTGAACATAAAATAGCCATT GCTCAGGCAAAGAAGCTCAAAGCAGAGAAACTGCTATCTAAAATAGTGGCTTCTTGGGTTCCTGTCAGTCCTTCAGATGACCAGGAGACGATTACAGATGAGGAAAGAGTCATGTATCGTAGAGTTGGATTACGGATGAAAGCATACTTGCCACTTG GCATTCGTGGCGTTTTTGATGGTGTTATTGAGAACATGCACCTGCATTGGAAACATAGAGAACTTGTAAAGTTAATATCAAAGGAAAAAGAGCTTGCTTTTGTTGAAGAAACAGCACGACTTTTGGAATATGAGAGTGGTGGAATACTAGTGGCAATTGAAAGAGTTCCAAAAGGCCATGCCTTGATTTACTATCGTGGCAAGAATTATCGGCGACCTATCACTCTGAGACCAAGAAATCTGCTGACTAAGGCAAAAGCACTGAAGCGTAGGGTTGCCTTGCAGCGATATGAA GCTCTCAGTCAGCACATATCTGAACTGGAGAAAACCATTGAGCAAATGAAGCAAGAAATT GGCAATTCTGCAAATCTGGAGAACAGCAAGCATTGGAACTCGGAGGATTCAGAATTGAGTGAA AGTGAAGATGACGCTTCAAGCATTGCTTCTGATGGTGACGAAGATGAGGATGAATGGGGGGATGATgaagattttgaattttctagtCTCGAAGACACAGATTTATTGTCACATAAAGCAGGCTGA
- the LOC105157629 gene encoding kinesin-like protein KIN-13B: protein MNTVGRQRSGAPAAHHQRQYSDNFLETSSNGRWLQSAGLQHLQSSNNVPPVQDFGYYRGQGSRMYRSLQAQRTYSGGNDLFAEPLTPPGNSRRKNGEEQVSPNEYSPGLLDLHSFDTELLPEMSVPGLYDGPSMNHFSRGRSFDDSDPYFGNNKQAGRSRGLPESNVLKSLATENVKASNVAKIKVVVRKRPLNKKELSKNEEDIIETYPNSLVVHETKLKVDLTEYVEKHEFVFDAVLNEEVSNDEVYRETVEPIVPIIFQRTKATCFAYGQTGSGKTYTMKPLPLKAVRDILRLMHHTYRNQGFQLFVSFFEIYGGKLFDLLSDRKKLCMREDGKQQVCIVGLQEYRVSDVETIKELIEKGNATRSTGTTGANEESSRSHAILQLTIKRSADGSESKPARVVGKLSFIDLAGSERGADTTDNDKQTRMEGAEINKSLLALKECIRALDNDQGHIPFRGSKLTEVLRDSFVGNSRTVMISCISPNSGSCEHTLNTLRYADRVKSLSKGNNSKKDVLSSTLNLKESTAQPLSSALPPSSAFEDDMGDSWPEQTDREENDEDFYEAEKPSWKKNTKVESYSFSNMDDKMKKGNGQAKWTEPPKVEIKHSNSDDNLSALLKEEEDLVNAHRKQVEETMDIVREEMNLLVEADQPGNQLDDYISRLNSILSQKAAGILQLQNRLAHFQKRLKEHNVLVSSGY, encoded by the exons ATGAACACCGTCGGAAGGCAGAGATCGGGCGCACCGGCGGCGCACCATCAGCGGCAGTACTCGGACAATTTTCTGGAGACTTCGTCGAACGGCCGATGGCTGCAATCAGCTGGGCTGCAGCACCTACAGTCATCAAACAATGTTCCTCCAGTTCAG GATTTTGGGTACTATAGGGGTCAGGGTTCTAGAATGTATAGGAGTCTGCAGGCGCAGAGGACTTACAGTGGAGGCAATGATTTGTTTGCTGAGCCATTGACCCCGCCGGGAAATTCACGGAGGAAGAATGGGGAGGAACAAGTATCACCGAATGAATATAGCCCGGGGCTTTTGGATCTGCATTCTTTTGATACCGAGCTACTTCCCGAg ATGTCAGTTCCTGGTCTTTATGATGGCCCATCAATGAACCATTTTTCACGGGGAAGAAGTTTTGATGACTCTGACCCATACTTTGGAAACAATAAACAAGCTGGCAGATCCCGCGGCTTGCCTGAAAGTAATGTTCTGAAAAGCCTCGCAACTGAGAATGTGAAGGCCAGCAACGTTGCAAAGATCAAAGTAGTG GTACGAAAGAGACCACTAAACAAAAAGGAATTATCAAAGAACGAGGAAGATATCATAGAAACTTATCCAAACTCTCTCGTGGTGCATGAGACAAAACTTAAG GTTGATCTCACAGAATACGTCGAGAAACATGAATTTGTTTTTGATGCAGTGTTGAATGAAGAAGTTTCAAATGATGAG GTTTATCGTGAAACTGTAGAGCCTATTGTTCCGATAATTTTCCAACGTACAAAAGCCACTTGCTTTGCTTATGGGCAAACAG GAAGTGGCAAAACTTATACCATGAAACCGCTTCCCCTCAAGGCAGTCAGGGATATCTTGAGGCTCATGCACCACACTTACAGGAACCAAGGCTTTCAGTTGTTTGTCAGCTTCTTTGAGATCTATGGAGGAAAACTTTTTGATCTTCTGAGTGATAGGAA AAAGCTATGCATGAGAGAGGATGGTAAGCAGCAAGTTTGTATTGTGGGCTTGCAAGAATACCGAGTATCAGATGTTGAGACGATTAAGGAACTCATTGAGAAAGGAAATGCAACAAGAAGTACGGGCACAACAGGTGCAAATGAGGAATCATCCCGATCTCATGCCATTCTGCAGCTTACCATCAAGAGGTCAGCTGATGGCAGCGAGTCCAAACCTGCTCGGGTTGTCGGCAAGCTCTCCTTCATAGACCTTGCTGGAAGTGAGCGTGGTGCAGATACCACTGATAATGATAAGCAGACCAG AATGGAAGGAGCTGAGATCAATAAGAGTTTGCTTGCACTGAAGGAGTGTATTAGAGCACTTGACAATGATCAGGGTCACATTCCATTTAGAGGCAGTAAACTAACTGAAGTCTTGAGGGATTCTTTTGTTGGAAATTCCCGTACAGTGATGATATCATGCATTTCACCAAACTCCGGATCTTGTGAACATACGCTGAACACATTAAGATATGCCGACAG AGTAAAGAGCCTGTCAAAAGGAAACAACTCCAAAAAGGATGTTTTATCTTCAACTTTAAATCTTAAGGAGTCAACGGCACAACCCTTGTCTTCAGCCCTACCACCATCATCAGCTTTTGAAGATGATATGGGTGATTCATGGCCTGAACAAACTGATAgggaagaaaatgatgaagatTTCTATGAGGCAGAAAAACCATCATGGAAGAAGAACACAAAAGTTGAATCATACAGCTTCTCCAATATGGATGATAAAATGAAGAAAGGCAATGGGCAGGCAAAGTGGACGGAGCCCCCTAAGGTGGAAATTAAACATTCAAATTCAGATGACAATTTGAGTGCTTTATTGAAG GAAGAGGAAGACCTTGTCAATGCTCATAGGAAGCAAGTGGAGGAAACAATGGATATTGTTCGAGAG GAGATGAATCTGCTGGTTGAGGCAGATCAACCAGGGAATCAGCTAGATGATTACATCTCAAGATTGAACTCAATTCTATCCCAGAAAGCAGCTGGTATCTTACAGCTACAAAACCGATTGGCTCATTTCCAAAAACGCTTGAAAGAGCATAACGTGCTCGTCTCTTCTGGTTATTAA
- the LOC105157632 gene encoding uncharacterized protein LOC105157632, which produces MLSKASRTKLSPQMLIKETLHRTKKFFHRAFTNLKSFILGRYQKLPKTPCANPINCTMNSKLHGVDNFCRSLSQQWDNSTETVKKKERHLSPEVQTKGDDQCSKSFKNAGDCSELEHLKEGKISSGRKQEESSLLAAVALAQKMKELEMMDVNDMDHVMDVEEVLHFYSRLTCPAYLEIVDKFFMDMYSEFNVPQASRSSSMRKLGSAASVHSSMRSLGPLKL; this is translated from the coding sequence ATGTTGAGCAAAGCCAGCAGAACAAAACTAAGCCCACAAATGCTTATCAAAGAAACCCTTCACAGGACCAAGAAATTCTTCCACAGAGCTTTCACAAATCTCAAATCCTTCATTCTTGGAAGGTACCAAAAGCTGCCCAAAACTCCTTGTGCTAATCCCATCAATTGCACAATGAATTCCAAGTTGCATGGAGTGGACAACTTCTGCAGAAGTCTGTCTCAGCAGTGGGATAATTCTACTGAGAcagtgaagaagaaagaaagacatCTCTCACCTGAAGTACAAACAAAGGGAGATGACCAATGCAGCAAAAGCTTCAAGAATGCTGGAGATTGCAGTGAACTAGAGCACTTAAAAGAGGGTAAAATCTCATCAGGGAGAAAACAGGAGGAGTCCAGTTTACTGGCTGCAGTTGCTTTAGCTCAAAAGATGAAAGAATTGGAAATGATGGATGTGAATGATATGGATCATGTGATGGATGTAGAGGAAGTTCTCCATTTCTACTCTCGGCTTACCTGCCCCGCCTACCTCGAAATAGTGGACAAATTTTTCATGGATATGTATTCGGAATTCAATGTCCCGCAGGCGTCGAGGAGCAGCTCAATGAGGAAATTGGGTTCTGCAGCCAGTGTTCATAGTTCCATGAGAAGTCTTGGCCCTTTAAAGCTGTAG